A single window of Bacteroidia bacterium DNA harbors:
- a CDS encoding sigma-54 dependent transcriptional regulator has product MIKSKEPMKNAPKILIVDDEEMIRETLKDILQSEKYQVEEARDGAEAIGLIKKNTFDVILCDIKMPKVDGMEVLEKTMEVSPDTPFIMISGHGTIETAVEATKKGAFDFIAKPPDLNRLLITIRNAMEKSDLITETKTLKRRVSKTRDIIGESNAITHIKETIDKVAPTEARVLITGENGTGKELVARWLHEKSQRADGPLVEVNCAAIPSELIESELFGHEKGSFTSAIRRRIGKFEQANGGTLFMDEIGDMSLSAQAKVLRALQENKIMRVGGDKMIDVNVRIVAATNKNLFKEIEKGNFREDLYHRLSVIVIHVPPLNQRTEDIPSLAQEFLDEIITDYSMPNKELTDEAIDELKKLEWTGNIRELHNVVERLAILSGDKIVGDDVNAFAKSGKASSTGNDLNVHRYDTLEEFKVHAEKVYIREKLKNNQYDIESTARQINMDEKELQKKMTLYGITLT; this is encoded by the coding sequence ATGATAAAATCAAAAGAGCCGATGAAAAATGCGCCCAAAATCCTGATCGTGGACGATGAAGAAATGATTCGTGAAACGCTGAAGGATATTTTGCAATCGGAAAAGTACCAGGTGGAAGAGGCCCGCGATGGTGCCGAAGCAATAGGCCTTATCAAGAAAAACACATTCGATGTAATACTTTGTGATATAAAAATGCCGAAAGTAGATGGGATGGAAGTATTGGAGAAAACCATGGAAGTTTCACCCGATACGCCTTTTATAATGATCTCCGGCCATGGAACAATTGAGACAGCAGTAGAAGCCACAAAAAAGGGCGCTTTCGATTTTATTGCCAAGCCTCCTGATCTCAACCGGTTGCTGATCACCATTCGAAACGCTATGGAGAAATCGGACCTGATTACTGAGACCAAGACGCTGAAACGCAGAGTGAGCAAAACACGGGACATCATCGGGGAATCAAATGCCATCACTCACATCAAGGAAACCATTGATAAAGTAGCACCTACGGAGGCCCGGGTTCTCATAACCGGTGAAAATGGCACAGGCAAGGAACTGGTGGCGCGATGGCTCCATGAAAAAAGTCAGCGGGCAGATGGTCCACTGGTGGAGGTGAACTGTGCGGCCATTCCATCTGAATTGATTGAAAGCGAACTGTTTGGCCATGAAAAAGGCTCCTTTACATCTGCCATCCGCAGGCGCATAGGGAAGTTTGAGCAGGCCAATGGGGGCACCCTCTTTATGGACGAGATCGGAGATATGAGTCTCTCCGCCCAGGCTAAGGTGTTGCGCGCGCTGCAGGAAAATAAGATCATGCGCGTGGGTGGCGATAAAATGATTGATGTAAACGTACGAATTGTGGCAGCCACAAACAAAAATCTTTTCAAGGAAATTGAAAAAGGCAATTTTCGTGAAGATCTTTACCATCGCCTCAGTGTAATTGTAATTCACGTGCCGCCACTTAACCAGCGTACCGAAGATATTCCCTCGCTGGCCCAGGAATTCCTCGATGAAATCATCACAGATTATTCAATGCCCAACAAGGAATTGACAGATGAGGCAATTGACGAGTTAAAGAAGCTGGAATGGACAGGAAATATTCGTGAACTACATAATGTGGTGGAACGGCTCGCCATCCTGAGCGGGGATAAAATAGTGGGCGATGATGTGAATGCTTTCGCAAAATCCGGAAAAGCCTCCTCCACTGGTAACGACCTGAACGTACACCGGTACGATACGCTGGAAGAATTCAAGGTTCACGCAGAGAAAGTATACATCCGAGAAAAGTTGAAGAACAACCAGTACGACATTGAAAGCACAGCCCGCCAGATAAACATGGATGAGAAAGAATTGCAGAAGAAAATGACGCTGTATGGCATTACGCTAACCTGA
- a CDS encoding YkoF family thiamine/hydroxymethylpyrimidine-binding protein yields the protein MASLEISFYPLEENYKEIILDFINSIKKNEKLEVEVNSFSTQIFGDYDEIMKLLSTELKEVLSRQPSIAVMKLSARDLR from the coding sequence ATGGCATCTTTGGAAATAAGTTTTTATCCTTTGGAAGAAAATTACAAGGAAATAATCCTGGATTTTATAAACAGCATAAAAAAGAATGAGAAGTTGGAAGTAGAGGTAAATTCATTCAGCACCCAGATTTTTGGGGATTATGACGAGATAATGAAATTACTTTCCACTGAGCTGAAGGAAGTATTAAGCCGGCAGCCCTCAATTGCTGTAATGAAGCTCTCAGCCCGAGATCTTAGATAA
- a CDS encoding phage holin family protein, which produces MLRFILNIALSALAVMLCAWLLPGVSVTGFWIAVVVVAILALLNAFVKPVLILLTIPLTVFTLGLFLLVINAVIIMLTDWLIPGFVVRNFWWALLFSLILSIVNSLIDTFIPRSKS; this is translated from the coding sequence ATGTTAAGATTTATTTTAAATATCGCTTTATCGGCATTGGCCGTAATGCTGTGCGCCTGGCTGCTGCCGGGGGTTTCGGTTACCGGATTTTGGATTGCCGTGGTAGTTGTGGCCATTCTTGCGCTGCTCAATGCATTTGTAAAACCTGTCCTTATTCTTCTTACTATTCCTCTTACGGTTTTTACGCTTGGACTCTTTTTACTTGTCATCAATGCCGTAATTATCATGTTGACGGATTGGCTCATTCCCGGCTTTGTAGTGCGCAATTTCTGGTGGGCACTGCTCTTCAGCCTCATCCTTTCCATTGTGAACAGCCTTATTGATACCTTCATTCCGCGAAGCAAAAGTTAA
- a CDS encoding M1 family metallopeptidase has product MRYLMILSCLLAGTLTTSCTGSQDRQGQNGETTADTTMSNTSFSDPHSYANPDEARIQHLDLELTVDFEQKRLLGKSIYTLETASDAEQFILDTRGLEIKSVTIDKSEEPAVWDLGEGNEMMGQPLTIRITSNVKKVTVEYVTGPEADALDWLEPRQTAGGKHPFLYTQSQAILARTWIPLQDGPGIRFTYNAQVTVPREMMAVMSAENPQEKTEDGIYNFEMSQPIPSYLMALAVGDLEFRPIGRRTGIYAEPSMADASVYEFADMEKMLESTEELYGPYRWERYDLIVLPPSFPFGGMENPRLTFATPTILAGDRSLTALVAHELAHSWSGNLVTNANWNDFWLNEGFTVYLERRIMEALYGREYSEMLALLGIQDLRSTVERLMGENPDDTRLKLDLEGRNPDDGLTDVAYEKGYFFLRMLEENTGREKFDNFLKKYFDKFAFEPMTTSYFLAYMKENLLNNDDTLYEQLQVGKWVYGRGLPDNIAEVESQRFAHVESQVEAWKEGEPAGNLDTSGWSSHEWLRFIRQLPHEMSEEQMAELDTSFGFTTSGNSEIQAAWYRTAIRNNYTAAYPALERFLTKIGRRKFLTPLYTEMVATPEGKQRALKIYNQARPSYHSVSTGTIDDVVEWERE; this is encoded by the coding sequence GTGAGATACCTGATGATCTTAAGCTGCCTGCTGGCAGGCACCCTGACCACAAGTTGCACAGGCAGCCAGGACCGGCAGGGCCAAAACGGAGAAACTACTGCTGACACCACCATGAGCAATACCTCATTTTCTGATCCGCATTCTTATGCAAATCCGGATGAAGCCCGCATTCAACATCTGGACCTTGAGCTAACGGTGGATTTTGAGCAAAAACGACTTCTGGGCAAAAGCATTTACACGCTGGAAACGGCATCTGATGCAGAGCAATTCATTCTTGATACCCGAGGCCTGGAAATAAAGAGTGTTACCATTGACAAAAGCGAAGAACCGGCAGTCTGGGATCTGGGAGAGGGAAATGAGATGATGGGACAGCCGCTTACCATTAGGATCACATCGAATGTAAAGAAGGTAACGGTAGAATATGTTACCGGACCCGAAGCAGACGCGCTCGACTGGCTTGAACCCCGGCAAACGGCTGGCGGCAAACATCCCTTCCTTTATACCCAAAGCCAGGCAATCCTTGCCCGCACCTGGATCCCGTTGCAGGACGGCCCAGGCATCCGGTTCACCTATAATGCACAAGTTACCGTGCCCCGCGAAATGATGGCGGTTATGAGCGCAGAAAATCCCCAGGAAAAAACGGAAGATGGCATTTACAATTTTGAGATGTCGCAGCCCATTCCTTCCTACCTCATGGCGCTCGCGGTGGGCGATCTTGAATTCCGGCCTATCGGCAGGCGCACGGGTATATATGCTGAACCCAGTATGGCAGATGCCTCGGTGTATGAATTTGCAGATATGGAGAAAATGCTGGAATCAACGGAGGAGCTCTACGGCCCTTATCGCTGGGAGCGGTATGATCTCATCGTTTTACCTCCCAGCTTTCCTTTTGGAGGCATGGAAAATCCGCGGCTGACTTTTGCCACGCCTACCATTCTGGCAGGAGACAGATCGCTCACAGCACTTGTGGCACATGAGCTTGCACACTCCTGGAGCGGCAATCTCGTTACCAATGCCAACTGGAATGACTTCTGGCTGAACGAAGGCTTTACGGTATACCTGGAAAGGCGCATAATGGAAGCGCTTTATGGCCGCGAATATTCAGAGATGCTGGCCCTGCTCGGTATTCAGGATCTGCGAAGCACCGTAGAACGATTGATGGGGGAAAATCCTGATGATACCAGGTTGAAACTCGACCTTGAAGGCCGAAATCCTGATGACGGCCTCACGGACGTGGCCTATGAAAAAGGATATTTCTTTTTAAGAATGCTTGAGGAAAATACAGGTCGCGAAAAATTTGACAATTTCCTGAAAAAGTATTTTGACAAATTTGCCTTTGAACCTATGACTACCTCATATTTTCTGGCTTATATGAAGGAAAATCTTTTGAACAATGATGATACGCTGTATGAGCAATTACAAGTGGGCAAATGGGTATATGGCAGAGGATTGCCGGACAATATTGCAGAAGTTGAATCCCAGCGCTTTGCTCATGTAGAGAGCCAGGTAGAAGCCTGGAAAGAAGGAGAACCGGCAGGCAACCTTGATACATCAGGATGGAGTTCGCATGAATGGTTGCGCTTCATTCGCCAGTTGCCTCATGAAATGAGCGAGGAACAAATGGCGGAACTTGACACATCCTTTGGATTCACCACCTCCGGCAATTCAGAAATACAAGCCGCCTGGTACCGCACCGCCATCCGTAACAACTACACCGCAGCCTACCCCGCCCTGGAAAGATTCCTGACCAAAATAGGCCGCAGGAAGTTCCTCACCCCACTCTACACCGAGATGGTGGCAACTCCTGAAGGAAAACAAAGGGCTCTGAAAATTTACAATCAAGCCCGCCCCAGCTATCATTCCGTCTCCACAGGAACTATTGATGACGTAGTGGAGTGGGAGAGAGAGTGA
- a CDS encoding sulfotransferase domain-containing protein, which yields MNTSAENKIPDFFIVGAAKSGTTSLWYYLKENDSVYVPGDELVKEPKFFSDLAKREKMTFKRYLKLFSGAYPGQVIGEASTAYLTDPSASKNIYEFNPEAKIIIILRNPADRAYSLYNWMVQEGYEYLNTFEKALEAGNRRKSKRIPNFWEPEYYWNYRYFASGLYSRQVERYLKLFPTLILKFEDLVANSRQVYNEVCAFLEAEPTSLSPKILNDSKLVHSSYITFALRKLNNIKEVVDGHLLGEKESKKERDSLVRLTQISAKPPKLDPDLRKRLLKKYEPDINRLCKLTGKDFYTWLDE from the coding sequence ATGAACACCAGTGCAGAGAATAAAATACCTGATTTTTTTATAGTTGGAGCGGCTAAGAGTGGAACCACTAGCCTTTGGTATTATCTGAAGGAAAATGATAGTGTATATGTTCCCGGAGATGAATTGGTTAAAGAACCAAAGTTTTTTTCTGACTTAGCCAAGAGAGAAAAAATGACCTTTAAAAGGTATCTGAAATTATTTTCCGGGGCTTATCCTGGTCAAGTGATCGGTGAAGCCTCCACCGCCTATTTAACAGATCCCTCGGCATCCAAGAATATTTACGAATTTAATCCTGAAGCAAAAATTATAATAATTCTGAGAAATCCTGCTGATCGTGCTTACTCCCTCTATAACTGGATGGTGCAGGAAGGATATGAGTATTTGAATACATTTGAAAAAGCGCTTGAAGCCGGAAACAGGCGGAAAAGCAAAAGAATACCTAATTTTTGGGAACCGGAATATTATTGGAATTACCGCTATTTTGCATCAGGTTTATATTCCAGGCAAGTTGAAAGATATTTGAAGCTTTTTCCTACCTTGATATTAAAATTTGAGGATTTGGTGGCAAATTCCCGCCAGGTTTACAATGAAGTTTGTGCGTTTCTGGAAGCTGAACCAACTTCTTTGAGTCCTAAAATATTGAACGATAGCAAGCTGGTCCATTCCTCCTATATTACTTTTGCTTTAAGAAAATTGAATAATATTAAAGAAGTTGTTGATGGGCATTTATTAGGAGAGAAGGAATCTAAAAAGGAAAGGGACTCTCTTGTTAGGCTTACTCAAATAAGCGCTAAACCTCCTAAGCTTGATCCGGATCTCAGAAAAAGACTGTTAAAAAAATATGAGCCGGACATAAATAGATTGTGCAAGCTTACAGGGAAGGACTTCTATACTTGGCTGGATGAATAG
- a CDS encoding flippase codes for MRALFKSEYFLNYFYSISWQFFEKILTLISNMLIGILLARYLKPEGYGALNYAVGWMLIFLPIANFGLNRIIVRELVNDPEKEDVYLGTALALSLGNAVLAFGLVMFLIHLVLDEDPVSKLLIFIVSTNLILQSTNVFEPYYYAKVRLKFLSIAKIIALILSGSTKIALIIMEMPLEYFAITFSLETLVIITTLFSFYRSKEGKSVSNWKFDLKVALNYLKEGWPLILAGAFSTLNLRVDQLMIKKLLGKADTGYYSAAVKISEAYIFIGIILTETLFPAIINGKKLGQQIYHQRIQQLYDLLVWTALFFNVSIFIFAEYLIVLPFGEAYAPAVAPLRFLSFAGLFTFMALLSHKILIVEKLQHLVTVSYLVGSIFNIVFNFLLLPVLGISGAAISSIATYAIVLFYYNIVFKSCRFNLILMLNSFNIVRISKTLIRSIRKDKH; via the coding sequence TTGAGAGCATTATTTAAATCTGAATATTTTCTTAATTACTTCTACAGTATATCATGGCAGTTTTTTGAAAAAATATTGACCCTTATTTCAAATATGCTTATAGGCATATTATTAGCGAGGTATTTGAAACCAGAGGGATACGGAGCATTGAACTACGCTGTTGGATGGATGCTGATATTTCTTCCGATTGCCAATTTTGGGCTCAACAGGATAATAGTGCGGGAGCTGGTCAACGACCCTGAAAAAGAAGACGTATACCTGGGTACGGCTTTAGCTCTTAGCCTGGGGAATGCTGTGTTGGCTTTTGGCCTGGTAATGTTCCTTATTCATCTGGTTCTGGACGAGGACCCGGTCTCTAAATTGTTGATATTTATTGTTTCCACCAATCTTATTTTACAATCAACAAATGTTTTTGAACCTTACTATTATGCTAAAGTAAGGCTCAAATTTTTGTCCATTGCCAAGATAATTGCGCTGATACTATCAGGTTCTACCAAGATTGCATTGATAATAATGGAAATGCCCCTGGAATACTTTGCGATTACCTTTTCCCTTGAAACCTTAGTAATAATCACAACACTGTTTTCTTTCTATCGCTCCAAAGAGGGTAAATCCGTTTCGAACTGGAAATTCGATTTAAAGGTAGCTTTAAATTATTTGAAAGAAGGGTGGCCTCTTATTTTGGCAGGAGCATTTAGTACTTTAAATCTGCGTGTAGATCAGCTTATGATTAAAAAACTATTGGGCAAGGCCGATACCGGATACTATTCAGCAGCCGTAAAAATTAGTGAAGCATATATTTTTATTGGAATAATACTAACAGAAACTTTATTTCCGGCAATTATAAATGGTAAAAAGCTGGGCCAGCAAATTTATCACCAGCGCATTCAGCAACTCTATGATCTTTTGGTCTGGACAGCTCTTTTCTTTAACGTCAGTATATTCATATTTGCTGAGTATCTGATTGTACTTCCCTTTGGCGAAGCCTATGCACCGGCAGTCGCTCCCTTGAGGTTTTTATCATTTGCCGGCCTCTTTACTTTTATGGCTTTGCTCAGCCACAAAATATTGATCGTTGAAAAGTTGCAACATCTGGTAACTGTGAGCTACCTGGTGGGCAGTATTTTCAATATTGTCTTTAATTTTCTGTTGCTACCTGTATTAGGTATTAGTGGTGCCGCAATTTCTTCGATAGCTACCTATGCGATAGTTTTATTCTATTATAATATTGTATTCAAATCCTGTCGATTCAATTTAATCCTGATGTTAAATTCATTTAATATCGTCAGAATTTCTAAGACTCTAATAAGAAGTATCAGGAAGGATAAGCATTAG
- a CDS encoding glycosyltransferase → MKIALINATDFGSGAANACYRLMASLNSAGASAKMIVQKQKGPPHPHIIPILKKRWQKFPYLLRHLGQKQALKPYQVERAHGFSLSSGNPSLMNHPFLKEADIINLHFPNDFFVSVAQIKKLSELKKPFFITLHDMWLFTGGCHYSMGCDKYVAHCKSCPALNSSIEKDLSYRLFEKKLNYFEHLSCHIITPSQWLQSRALESRLFSDTPVSLARYGLDLSLFKSESKEECQRYFNIEPDENKVDILFGGVNSVDDKRKGIEYLLDALEEVIRTRPELSKKIRLLIFGVESADLKLASTLEIKFLGKIYDEKLIPKCYNACDIFILPSLEDNLPNTIIEAMACGIPIIAFDVGGIPEMIVDRITGHLVKPRDKIDLAVKIISLTENSARKQMGEKAREKATNMFSYEKCASSHLSLFQKALDAFQKSSL, encoded by the coding sequence ATGAAGATTGCTTTAATTAATGCGACTGATTTCGGTTCAGGGGCGGCAAATGCCTGTTACCGTTTGATGGCATCATTAAATAGTGCCGGGGCCTCCGCTAAAATGATCGTTCAGAAACAGAAAGGACCACCGCACCCTCACATCATCCCAATTTTAAAGAAACGTTGGCAAAAGTTTCCGTATTTACTCAGGCATTTAGGACAGAAGCAAGCATTAAAACCCTATCAGGTTGAGCGAGCCCATGGATTCTCTCTATCATCGGGGAACCCTTCTTTAATGAATCATCCATTTTTGAAAGAAGCCGACATTATTAACCTTCATTTTCCAAATGATTTTTTTGTTTCGGTCGCCCAAATAAAAAAACTGTCTGAGTTAAAAAAGCCGTTCTTTATAACCTTACATGATATGTGGTTATTTACAGGTGGATGCCACTACAGTATGGGCTGCGACAAGTATGTCGCCCATTGTAAGTCTTGTCCTGCCTTGAACAGCAGCATTGAAAAAGATTTGTCTTATCGCCTGTTTGAAAAAAAGTTGAACTATTTTGAGCATCTGTCTTGTCATATTATTACTCCAAGCCAATGGCTTCAGTCCAGGGCGCTAGAAAGCAGACTGTTCTCAGATACCCCGGTTTCTTTAGCGCGTTACGGCCTGGATTTGTCCTTGTTTAAATCAGAATCTAAAGAAGAATGCCAGCGATATTTTAATATAGAGCCTGACGAAAACAAAGTGGACATACTATTTGGAGGGGTAAATTCTGTTGATGATAAACGAAAAGGTATAGAGTACCTGCTTGATGCCCTGGAAGAAGTAATTAGAACCAGGCCTGAACTTTCCAAAAAAATAAGATTGCTCATCTTTGGTGTTGAGAGTGCAGATCTAAAACTGGCATCCACTCTTGAAATTAAATTTTTAGGAAAAATATATGATGAAAAATTAATCCCTAAATGCTATAATGCTTGTGATATTTTTATTCTGCCTTCTTTAGAGGACAATTTGCCCAATACGATAATTGAAGCAATGGCCTGCGGTATACCCATCATTGCATTTGATGTGGGAGGCATTCCTGAAATGATCGTGGATAGAATAACCGGCCACTTAGTGAAACCACGGGATAAGATTGATCTTGCGGTTAAAATCATATCCCTAACTGAGAATTCCGCACGGAAGCAGATGGGCGAAAAGGCGCGCGAGAAAGCAACAAATATGTTCAGTTATGAAAAATGTGCTAGCAGCCATCTCAGCCTATTTCAAAAGGCACTAGACGCATTTCAGAAAAGCTCCTTGTAA
- a CDS encoding class I SAM-dependent methyltransferase, with protein sequence MKEKILCPLNLKVTAELERTISAEFIINKYQKSIGISIDRLFDNIQEVGLYRCSDTGFRFYRPSTISGDAQLYADLQNFEWYYKPWKWEHQQVFSEITDGNKILEVGAGDGSFIRKINDKFLVHTLGLELNTVAVREAQEKGLNLINQSIEEHGDKNADTYDVVCSFQVLEHIAEVHDFIEAMKKCLKPGGKLFIGVPNNQSFVKHDWQRDFLNLPPHHMSLWDPTSLVSLSGIFDLKLLDMKFEPLQPYHFDWYINNLLFKYSGRVVSNVLIKTGIYKIFRGIMPKVAQGIHGHSVLAVYQKVI encoded by the coding sequence ATGAAAGAAAAAATATTGTGTCCTTTAAATCTTAAAGTTACCGCTGAACTGGAAAGAACCATTAGCGCAGAATTTATTATTAATAAATATCAAAAAAGTATCGGGATTTCTATAGACCGCCTATTTGATAATATTCAGGAGGTAGGGCTATATCGTTGTTCAGATACAGGCTTCAGGTTTTATCGTCCTTCTACAATCAGCGGAGATGCCCAGTTATATGCTGATCTGCAAAATTTCGAGTGGTACTATAAGCCCTGGAAATGGGAGCATCAACAAGTCTTCTCAGAAATTACAGATGGAAATAAAATATTGGAAGTGGGTGCCGGAGATGGTTCCTTTATTCGGAAAATAAATGACAAGTTCCTGGTGCATACACTGGGGCTGGAGTTAAACACTGTAGCGGTCAGGGAGGCACAGGAAAAAGGGCTTAATCTGATTAATCAGTCAATTGAGGAACATGGAGATAAAAATGCTGATACCTATGATGTTGTGTGCTCTTTTCAGGTACTGGAACACATAGCTGAGGTACATGATTTTATTGAAGCTATGAAAAAGTGCCTTAAACCCGGAGGAAAATTATTTATTGGAGTGCCAAATAACCAGTCTTTTGTAAAACATGACTGGCAGCGGGATTTCTTAAATTTGCCGCCACATCACATGAGCTTATGGGATCCTACTTCCTTAGTATCACTGTCCGGTATTTTTGATCTTAAATTACTTGATATGAAGTTTGAACCTTTGCAGCCATACCATTTTGATTGGTACATAAATAACCTGCTATTTAAGTATAGTGGAAGAGTTGTCTCTAACGTATTAATAAAAACAGGCATATACAAAATCTTTCGTGGCATCATGCCTAAGGTAGCTCAGGGTATTCATGGACACAGCGTCCTGGCAGTATATCAGAAGGTTATATAG
- a CDS encoding class I SAM-dependent methyltransferase: protein MNEILEIPAGSVQFAGYDTDDFGRVFIWNDRVFRGVRKEKEVMAMFACGLLEELQEKNLIPKTWITKIQMEGFNLILEHEKIPVINYPYEWSFNMLKDAALTILKVNKVAEEYGYQTKDAHGHNIIFHFATPKFVDIGSFIPKNPAASKQWIAYEEFVKFFIYTLDIWKSQNSYIAQRILSYPLNKNAHVNYLLYTYPLLRRINKKYLEHLVSSYYKIRLLGGQQYTNPKLSGFKGKLLQQLKKRNLLPFQKVNFDKLIKKINKININTYNTEWDYYHDQFTEKDGKLSSTPRFDYIINILKKMDITDVLELAGNQGVLSRLILERTSINRVTCSDYDEIAVDKLYQHVKFTEVSITPILFDFVYPINFNYFSDTFSRFKSDAVLALAVIHHLVLSQSYPLDFIFNILKGYSKKYVFIEFMPLGLYNPKVPHTPSVPSWYNIEWFRKTFNQHFYLIEETTLEKNRILFIGEIRMNAEV, encoded by the coding sequence ATGAATGAAATTCTTGAAATTCCGGCAGGTTCAGTTCAATTTGCAGGATATGATACGGATGATTTCGGAAGAGTATTTATATGGAATGATAGAGTTTTCAGAGGGGTCAGGAAGGAAAAGGAAGTAATGGCTATGTTTGCCTGCGGATTGCTCGAAGAACTTCAGGAAAAAAACCTTATTCCTAAAACCTGGATTACGAAAATTCAGATGGAAGGGTTTAATTTAATTCTGGAACATGAAAAAATACCGGTGATCAACTATCCTTATGAATGGTCTTTTAATATGCTCAAGGATGCCGCATTAACCATTCTCAAGGTAAATAAGGTGGCCGAAGAATATGGATACCAAACAAAGGATGCTCACGGCCATAATATTATTTTCCATTTTGCGACACCCAAATTTGTTGACATTGGAAGTTTTATACCTAAGAACCCGGCAGCATCCAAACAGTGGATAGCTTATGAGGAATTTGTTAAGTTTTTTATTTATACCCTTGATATATGGAAATCTCAAAATTCATATATTGCCCAACGAATTTTATCATACCCGTTAAATAAAAATGCTCACGTAAATTATTTACTTTATACTTATCCCCTATTACGAAGAATCAATAAAAAATATCTTGAGCACTTGGTTTCAAGTTATTATAAAATACGGCTTCTCGGTGGTCAACAATATACTAATCCCAAATTGAGCGGATTCAAAGGTAAACTATTGCAACAACTGAAGAAACGAAATTTATTACCTTTTCAGAAAGTAAATTTTGATAAGTTAATAAAGAAAATTAATAAAATAAATATTAATACTTACAATACAGAATGGGATTACTATCATGATCAATTTACCGAGAAAGATGGAAAACTTAGCTCAACTCCCAGATTTGATTATATTATCAATATACTTAAAAAAATGGACATCACGGATGTTCTGGAGTTGGCCGGAAATCAGGGTGTACTTAGCCGTCTGATCCTCGAAAGAACATCAATAAACAGGGTGACTTGTAGCGACTATGACGAAATAGCGGTTGATAAGTTGTATCAACACGTCAAATTCACAGAAGTATCAATTACTCCCATCCTTTTTGATTTTGTATATCCTATTAACTTTAACTATTTTTCTGACACATTTTCCAGGTTTAAATCCGATGCCGTTCTGGCATTAGCGGTTATTCATCATTTGGTTCTTTCTCAGAGCTATCCGTTAGATTTTATTTTTAATATTTTAAAAGGCTATTCAAAAAAATACGTTTTTATTGAATTTATGCCTTTGGGCCTGTATAATCCGAAAGTACCCCATACGCCAAGTGTTCCCTCATGGTACAATATCGAATGGTTCAGAAAAACCTTTAATCAACATTTTTATTTAATCGAAGAGACTACCCTTGAAAAAAATCGAATTCTTTTTATAGGGGAGATCAGAATGAATGCGGAGGTTTAA
- the msrA gene encoding peptide-methionine (S)-S-oxide reductase MsrA has protein sequence MQTTRTLTNMLMLLLMAVSISCTQQNNSNNQEAEVKSSEDDGPERQDKQSLEGLEKAVFASGCFWCVEAIFQEVKGVKEAISGYAGGTEKDPTYEEVSSGQTSHAEAVQVYYDPQVVDYSTLLKVFFGSHDPTTLNRQGPDIGPQYRSAIFYVNEEQKRQTEAFIGELEASGEFKEPITTEVSRLTRFYPAEDYHQEYEAKNPDDPYVRKVSVPRIERFKKRFPELLK, from the coding sequence ATGCAGACAACAAGAACGCTGACGAACATGCTCATGCTGCTATTGATGGCAGTCAGCATTTCATGCACGCAGCAAAATAATTCGAATAACCAAGAAGCAGAAGTGAAAAGCTCCGAAGATGATGGCCCGGAACGCCAGGACAAACAATCACTTGAAGGGTTGGAGAAAGCTGTTTTTGCATCCGGCTGCTTCTGGTGTGTCGAGGCAATTTTCCAGGAGGTAAAAGGCGTGAAGGAAGCCATCTCCGGATATGCAGGCGGGACAGAAAAGGACCCAACCTATGAGGAAGTCAGCTCAGGACAAACGAGCCATGCGGAAGCCGTACAAGTGTATTACGATCCTCAGGTGGTGGACTACAGCACCCTGCTAAAGGTGTTTTTTGGCTCTCACGATCCAACCACCCTGAACCGACAAGGACCTGACATAGGCCCTCAATACCGCAGCGCAATATTCTACGTCAATGAAGAGCAGAAACGACAAACGGAAGCATTCATTGGGGAGTTGGAGGCATCTGGAGAATTTAAGGAACCTATTACAACAGAAGTGTCACGGCTCACCAGATTTTATCCTGCCGAAGACTATCACCAGGAATATGAGGCAAAAAACCCGGATGATCCGTATGTCCGGAAAGTATCCGTGCCACGGATCGAACGCTTCAAAAAGCGCTTTCCGGAGTTGCTGAAATGA